AGGGCTTCCGGGACAATCTAAAAGAGTTGGCTTGATGGTGAACCGTGTCCTTGCACTGCCGGAAGAAGAGGTTTCCAGATTATACGAAGAAGTTTTAAGAGAATTCAGGAACCGGCATTTGGACTTAACCTGGTTTTTCAATGCTCATTATCAAAAAATCAGTGAGGTGATTCCGAAAGATTATGAGATGACAGAAACCCGTAAATTGTTATTGGGTGCTTTTTTTACCAAAGAGTATTCCATCCAATCAGCGGCCCTGTTCAATCCATCCATCGTGGCGCATCCGGATCAAAGTGGTTTGGCAGCTGGTGAAATTAGGTTTATTATAAGTTTAAGAGCCGTTGGAGAAGGACACATTTCTTCCATAGAATTCAGAAGCGGGACTTTGGATAGCAAAGGAAATATAAAACTCGACGAAAATTCCGGCTTTGCGACGACCGCCATGCAGGATCCCACCAAATCCTTTGATGCGGCGAAACTCAAAAATAGAACAAAAATTTTGCCGGGTTTTGATCCTTCCATTTTCGATGAACTTGGGCCTGTTTTTACAAAAAAAGATTACCTAAATGCTTCCGTTCAAACCTTCAAACAGTACGATGAAATATCACGTGAAGTGTTGGACAAAATACTGGACTCCAATTATGATGTAGTGGCCCAGGATGGCTCACAACTTTCAGAACGGGTGGTTTTCCCAAGTGCAAAACAGGAATCGAGGGGTATGGAGGACGTTCGTTTTGTCGAATTTTCAGAAAATGGGAAATCTACTTATATCGGAACCTTTACGGCCTATGACGGGCATCATATTTCTCCTCAACTTATCATTACGAAAGATTTTGTCAAGTTCAAAATAAGAACCATGTACGGTGCGGCGGTCAATGATAAAGGCTTTGCCCTTTTTCCTGAAAAGATCAATGGCCGGTTTGTGATGCTCGGAAGACAAGGCGGTGAGGAAATCACCATAATGTATTCGGATGACTTATTTATCTGGGAAGATTTCAAAACGCTTTTGAAACCGGAATTCAGCTGGGGTCTGCTGCAATTGGGAAATTGCGGGTCACCCATAAAAACAGAGGAAGGCTGGCTGGTCATCACACATGCCGTTGGCGCCCTTCGGAAATATGTGATCAGTGCCATTTTGCTGGATTTGAAGGACCCTTCCAAAGTGATTCGGAAACTGGACATCCCCCTGATTTCCCCCAATGAAGAAGAACGGGAAGGTTATGTGCCGAATGTGGTCTATTCCTGTGGTGCCATGAAGCACGAAAATTTACTCGTGATTCCCTATGCCATGTCCGATTCGGCTTCGACATTTGCTACCCTAGACCTACGGAGTTTATTGAACAAAATGAAACAATGTTAAATAAAATTTCTCTACCGTACACTTTTGCGGGAAGTCCTGAAAATGCATGGTTGGTCCTCGCAGAAAACGCAGATAAACGCAGATGGAATATAATGACATTCCGTACTTTAGTCGGAAAAACAAGGCAAAATTTTCGAAAATGATCAGCGAAAATCAGCGGAATCAGCGTGACACAAAAAAGTGTACGGTAGCGAAAATAAAACTTACTCAAACAACTAATCAAAAGAATGAATAATATTTTAAATATCATTATTTTAATTACAATAAGCACTTTTCTCGCTTGCAACACTCCCCACCCTACAGTTCAAAAAGCTGGAGACCCGGAACTAATGCAAGTAAACCTAAAGCATTTTGAGCACCTCTACAAGGAAATAAGCATTAATGGAGACCGTATGGCCATTGTACACATTTACAGTGAATACCCAGACTATTCCTATGCCATTGAACCCTCAGAAGGGTTTACCTGTGTGGATGATGTGGCTCGTGCAATCGTCATGTTATCCGAATACTATAAAACAGGCGTACAAAAAAAAGAGACGCTGAGAACAATAGAAATGCTGACTAAATTTGTATTGCACATGCAAAACAACAATGGGTATTTCAATAATTTCCTTTGGCACGACCTAAGCATCAATACCACTTATCAAACCACCGTAGCAGAATTAAACTGGTGGTCCCTTCGTGCTTTCTGGGCGCTGGAAACCGCCTATCCTCTGGTGAGTAAAAATACTGAATTGCAACATGAAATCGATATTGCAGTATCAAAACTGGTGGCGAATATCCAAAGGGACTTAACGATAGAAGAATCCGTCTTTGACACCATAAATACCCTGGTGGTTCCGGCATGGCTTCCGCAAAAATATGCTGCAGATCAAACGGCTGTTTTGATCCTGGGGCTACTCCCCTACTTCGCCCGCACAAATGACGCTGAAGCTAAAGTTTTGATCGATAAATTAGCCCGTGGCATAATGCAAATGCAAAAAGGAGACAAGACCCATTACCCATTCGGCGCCTTTCTCAGTTGGGGAAATTTATGGCACGCCTGGGGCAATAGTCAGGCTTATGCCTTGCTGAGGGCAGGCCAACAACTGAATAATGAGGCCTACATAAAAAGTGCACTCCGGGAAGTGGACCATTTTTACCCCTTTTTATTGAAAAGTGGCTTTGCCGAAGCATTTTGGGTGGAACAGGAAGAAGATCATTTTGTCGAAACAAAAAGAAATGATTTCCCCCAAATTGCCTATGGAGTACGTCCCATGGTCTGGGCCACAATGGAAGCTTACCATATTACCGGGAAACAGGAATATTTAGATTTGGCCAAGGATCTAAAATCCTGGTTTAAGGGGAATAATATTGCCCAAACGACCATGTATGATGCAAAAACAGGGCGGGGTTACGATGGTATTATTTCGGACACTACTATTAATCGAAATTCAGGGGCTGAGTCCACAATTGAATCGTTGATGACCCTGCTCAAAACAAATTAAAAGACTTCTCACTTAATACAATACACCATGGCTGAAGTACAATTAGTGAATATTGGAAAAACCTATAAGGAAGGAACACTGGCGGTTAAAGACATCAGCTGTACCATCAAAGACAAAGAATTTGTTGTTTTGGTGGGCCCATCCGGCTGTGGTAAAACAACCGTGTTAAGAATGATCGCCGGGTTGGAAGACATCACAAAAGGGGAATTATTTATCGGAAAAGATAAAGTCAATGACCTGGAACCCAGCAAAAGGGAAATTTCCATGGTTTTCCAAAACTATGCCTTGTATCCGCATATGACGGCTTATGGCAACATGTCTTTTGGGTTGAAAATAAAAAAAGTCCCCAAACAGGAAATTCACGAAAGGGTAATGAGGGCTGCCAAAATCTTAAACATCGAAGATATTCTGGATAAAAAACCGGGAAAAATGTCAGGAGGCCAACGGCAGCGTATTGCCATCGGCCGGGCGATTGTCCGACATCCAAAGGTATTCCTGTTTGATGAACCCCTGAGTAACCTGGATGCCAAATTGCGCGGACAAATGCGCATTGAGTTGGCCAAATTGCACAAAAAACTGGATGCTACCATCATTTACGTTACG
This sequence is a window from Lewinellaceae bacterium. Protein-coding genes within it:
- a CDS encoding glycosidase, which produces MQINRSDIRIKADVKKVIVNYLDLGLPGQSKRVGLMVNRVLALPEEEVSRLYEEVLREFRNRHLDLTWFFNAHYQKISEVIPKDYEMTETRKLLLGAFFTKEYSIQSAALFNPSIVAHPDQSGLAAGEIRFIISLRAVGEGHISSIEFRSGTLDSKGNIKLDENSGFATTAMQDPTKSFDAAKLKNRTKILPGFDPSIFDELGPVFTKKDYLNASVQTFKQYDEISREVLDKILDSNYDVVAQDGSQLSERVVFPSAKQESRGMEDVRFVEFSENGKSTYIGTFTAYDGHHISPQLIITKDFVKFKIRTMYGAAVNDKGFALFPEKINGRFVMLGRQGGEEITIMYSDDLFIWEDFKTLLKPEFSWGLLQLGNCGSPIKTEEGWLVITHAVGALRKYVISAILLDLKDPSKVIRKLDIPLISPNEEEREGYVPNVVYSCGAMKHENLLVIPYAMSDSASTFATLDLRSLLNKMKQC
- the ugpC gene encoding sn-glycerol-3-phosphate ABC transporter ATP-binding protein UgpC; protein product: MAEVQLVNIGKTYKEGTLAVKDISCTIKDKEFVVLVGPSGCGKTTVLRMIAGLEDITKGELFIGKDKVNDLEPSKREISMVFQNYALYPHMTAYGNMSFGLKIKKVPKQEIHERVMRAAKILNIEDILDKKPGKMSGGQRQRIAIGRAIVRHPKVFLFDEPLSNLDAKLRGQMRIELAKLHKKLDATIIYVTHDQVEAMTLGDRIVIMNKGEIMQMATPMELFKNPANKFVAEFIGTPKMNFLTGTLFQTNQKIVLKSDFFEFDLSGLSLKDIKNHIGKEVDLGIRSEDIHADATGLKQFARISTHIIASELLGNEKLIYSEFGGKDMVSKFRSEYAIEINTTVDLYVNLEKAYFFDGATGQSIK